DNA from Prosthecobacter vanneervenii:
CTGCAGGAACGCGCACGTTGTCGAAATGAATGACACCATTGTACAGCGCCTTCAGGCCCATGAAACGACAGCGGTGCATGATCTCAACACCCGGCCAGCTGGTCTCGACGATGAAGGCGGTGGTCGCATGCGGCTTTTCCGCCGTCGGCGTCTTGGCCATCACTACGATCAGCCCGGCCTTGGTGCCGTTTGTGCACCAGAGCTTCTCGCCGTTCAGGATATAATGCTCTCCATCTTCATCCAGCCGGGCCTCGGTCTTCATGCGCGCGGGGTCGGAACCCACGTCGTTTTCCGTCAGCGCAAAGGCGCTGATCTCACCACCGGCGCAGCGTGGCAGGTATTTCGCCTTTTGCTCTTCCGTGCCAAACAGGATGAGCGGCTGCGGCGCACCGATGGACTGGTGCGCAGAGAGCAGCGCAGCCAGGTTTCCACAGCGGCTGCCCAGCAGCATGGCGGCGCGTGAGTAGTTCGTCTGCGAGAGCCCCAGCCCGCCGTAGCGTGTGGGAATCTTGATGCCAAAAGCGCCGATCTTTGCCAGCTCGTTCAGCAGTTCTTCCGGGACTTCGCCGGTGGCGTCGATTTCGTCAGGATCGGCATATTTGTCCAGAACGGCTTCCAGCCGGTGCAGGAAAGCGTCTCCTTGATCATGATCTTCCATGCTCTGCTGCGGGAAGGGCAGCATCTGCTTGAAGTCCGGCTCGCCAAAGAAGATCCCCGCGGCGATTCCGGTGTTGCGGCGTTCATCTCGTGCGGCTTCCGCCATTTCGAGTGCGGCTCGCTGCCCCGCATTCATGCGTGAGGTGTCGATGAGAGTCCTGGCTTCGGGTTTGTTGTCTTCCAGAGTCGTTTTCATGGCTTTAGTTCTCCAGTTGAGGTTGATCAATAATCAATGATGCCCGTATCCCGGGCGAAAGTGACGGGGCCGCCGCGGAAGGGCGGGTAGCCAGTGCCCAGCACCATGGCCAGATCGATGTCGTCAGCACTGCGGGCGATGCCCTCCTTCAGGCAGCGCATCGCCTCCTGGCTGATCAGCAGCGCCAGCTTGGTCTGGATGCTTTCATGCTTCGGCAGGTCCGCGTGCCTTGCAGGCGTGATTTCCTTGCCGTTCTCATACTTGTAGAAGCCTTCACCACTTTTCCTGCCGAGGTGTCCGGCGCTGACCATTTTGTCGAGCGCATCGCTGTTCGGAAAACGGTCAGGGAAGGCCGTCGCGAGCGTCCTCGCTACATGCGCCGCCACATCGAGACCAATTTCGTCCAGCAGACGCATCGGCCCCATCGGCATGCCAAATTCCAGCATCGCGTCGTCGATGTCCTTCACCGGCACACCGTTCTGATGCAGCCTCACGGCCTCCATCAGGTAGGGCACCAAAATGCGGTTCACCAAGAAGCCAGGGCTGTCTTTCACGACCACCGGCGTCTTGCCGATCTTCTGCACAAAGCTGACCGCCGTGGCCAGCACGTCTGCGGAAGTTTCCGGCAGTGTGATGATTTCCACCAGCGGCATGCGATGCACCGGATTGAAGAAGTGCAGGCCGATCACACGCTCCGGATGCGGCACGCTGCGCGCCAGTTCCGCAATCGACAGCGCGCTGGTGTTTGTGGCCAAAATCGTGTCAACAGGGACACGCATTGCCAGATCGGCAAAGATCTTCTTCTTCAGCTCCATGTTTTCCGTGGCCGCCTCGATGATGAGGTGATGCCTGCAAAGCGGCACCTTGACGTGCGTGGCGCTGATGCGGTCCAGCGTGTCACGACCTTGCACCTGAGTCACCAGCCTGCGGCGCGTGGCGTCTGAAACGAGGCCATGAATCCGTTCCAGTCCACGCGCGAGGCTGTCGTTGGAGACGTCCGTCATGAGAACACGGACGCCACGCGAAGCGAGTGTGTGCGCGATGCCGGAACCCATCACTCCCGCACCGATGACGGTGGCATCGAGAATGGGCAGCACCGTCCCGTCAGAAACAGGACGTTTGCCGGCTTCTTCGCGCTTGAAGAAAAGATCGATCAACCGTGCGGCATCAGGGCTCCTGAGCAGCTCATCCACGGCATTTCGCTCCAGCAGCAGACCGTTTTCGATCTCACCACGCACGGCATGGCAGACGACCTCGACGGCCTTGGTCACCGAGGGGTAAAGACCACGGGTCTTCTGGAGCACCTTGCGCCTTGCCATTCGGCCAATGACCGGCGCCAAGAAGTTTTCAAAATGGAACCTGCTGGCCGGGCGCTTGCCGCGCACCAGACGACGTGCCAGCACCTCCATTCGCTCCATGGGCACCACATGGCTGACAAGGCCGGCTTTTTTGGCAGCCCCAGCATTCAGCAGCTTGCCGGTGGTGATGAGGTCCAGCGCCTTGCGCAGCCCGACAAGGCGCGAGAGCCTCGTAGATCCACCCCATGCAGGCAGGATGCCGAGCTGTGTTTCTGGCAGACCGATCTTGGTGCTGTCGTGATCGCTGGCGATGCGCCAGTCGCAGCAGAGGGTGACTTCAAAGCCGCCGCCCATGCAGGCCCCGTGGATCGCGGCTACCTTCGGAATCTTCAGCCGGGCCAGCCGGTCAAACACGGCCTGCCCGAGCCAGATGAGGTCATTCACCCGCGCATGCGGCAGGCTGCGGATGGCCTTGATGTCTGCACCGGCGATGAAGATGCGCTCCTTGGCGCTGCGGAGCACCAGCGCTTTGGCGCGCGTGTCGTGCTCGATGTTTTCCAGAACGTGATTAAATTCTCTCAGCGTCTCCTCGTTCCACACGTTGGCGGAAGATTTGGGAGAATCGAAGGTGATCCAGGCGATGCCGTCATGATCCACTTCCAGCCGGAAATGCTTCGGTGTTACGGGGTGGCCGTGGATGATGTCCTCCAGCACATGGGGGGGATCGTGGATGACTGCGGGGCGGTTGAGAAGGAGAGTTTTCATGGCTCTTGGTTGGATGAGATTTCACTGACATAAATTCACAAGGCTTCGAGGCAGGCGGCCATGCCCTGGCCACCGCCCACGCACAGGCTTACGACGGCACGTTTGGCATCATTGGCATGCAGCTGGTTGAGGGCGGTCTGCACGAGGCGCGCACCCGTGGCCCCGACCGGATGCCCCAGGGCGATGGCACCGCCGCAGGCATTGATCTTCGCTGGGTCAACCTCGCCGAGCGGAGCCTCCAGCCCGGCACGACGGGCGCAGACTGGATCTGCCATGCATTTCATGACAGCCAGCACCTGGGCGGCAAAGGCTTCGTTGATTTCAAAGACATCTGCGTCATCCAGCTTCCATCCGCTGCGATGCAGTGCCACATCCAGCGCCCGCACCGGGCCCAGCCCCATGCGCGCAGGATCACAGCCGGTGGCGGCATAGCTGACGAGACGGCCCAGCGGTTTCCAGTTGTGTGCAGCGGCGGCCTCCTCAGTCGCCACCAGCAGAGCCACGGCGCCGTCAGTGATCTGGCTGGAATTCCCCGCCGTGACGCTGCCGGTCACGGTGTCGAAGAGTGGTTTCAGTTTGGCCAGCTTTTCCAGGCTGGAGTCTGAGCGGATGCCGTTGTCAGCCTCCACCACATGCTTGCCCAGCACCGGTGCGATCTCCTGGCTCAGCAGATGATTGGCACGAGTGGCGCAGAGATGACTGCGCATGGCAAAGGCGTCCTGCATCTCGCGCGAGATGGCAAACTCACGCGCCAGCACCTCGGCGGTCTGGCCCATGTTCAGGCTGGAAACCGGATCTGTCAGGCCCACCTTCAGCCCGATGACGGGCGCAAAGTCCGCCGGGCGGAAATGCAGCGCAGCTTTGGCACGTCCGGTGAAATCCCGCGCACGATTGAGCGCGGTGAACTTTTCCACGGCAGGACGGGAAAAATAGAAGGGCATGTTGCTCATGCTCTCCGTGCCACCCACCACAAAGACCTCGCCCTGACCCGCGCACATCTTGGCATGTGCCAGAGTGATGGCCTCCAGGCCGGAGGCGCAGTTGCGATGCACCGTCATGGCCGGCTTTGCCTCAGGAAGCCCTGCGCGCAGCGCGATCACGCGGGCGATGTTCATGGCCTCGGGCGGCTGGCCGACGCAGCCGATGATGGTTTCATCCACCAGCATGGGGTCGATGCCGGTGCGGGTGAGCAAGGATGAGACGGCGTGACGGCCGAGCTCGACCGCATCGAGATGCGCGAGATCCGTGCCGGTGCGGGAGAAGGGCGTGCGCACGGCGTCCACAATGACAAGAGAGGGAGTTTTCATGGCGTTAGGAGCTGAGTGCCACAGTGGCTGTGGCGGGTTTGGCTTTGGGGCGGTGATCGACGAGTTTTTCCTCCTTCAGGAGGCGGCCCACTCCGAGCTGTTCCCGGAGTTCGGCAAGGGAGTGAAAATGCAGCCCGTTCGGGGTAATCTCCGTGGCTTCATGGAAGCGACGGGAAACGGCGAGCTCGAGTTCGGATTCACGCACGCCCGGTTCCGCCGTGAGGTGCAGATGCACCTCGTCCATTTCCAGCGGGTCATCGTGGCGTTTGCGCAGCTCGATCTGCCAGGCGGCGATGCCTTTCTGGTCATCGAGCAGATGCTCCAGCAGATTGAAGTTCACCAGCGTGCCCTTGAGCTTGTCCATGTGCAGCTCGCGCACCTCGCTGACCCGTGAGATGGGCCCCAGCAGACGCGGGCAGGTGCGGCCGCAGAGCGGGCATTTTTCCCAGGTCAGGCCGCCTTCAGCGATGTCGCCGGTGCGGTAGCGCAGCACCACGGTACCACGTGCATCCAGGGGCGTGAATACGATCTCGCCCGGCTGGCCATCCGGCACGAGCTGGCCGGTGGCGGGATCGATCAGTTCCACCAAGCCCAGGTCAGGGCTGAGGTGGTAGCCGCTGGACTCATGCGTCTGGCCCACGCATTCCGGAAAAGCCATTTTAGCCTCTGTGAAGCCATAGGTTGCCATCACATGCGTGTTGGGACTGCCGAGCAGACCGGCCAGATCCAGCAGCCGCGCGCGCAGGCCATCGGCCACTTTTTCACCGCCCAGCACGAGAAGCTTCAGGCTGGGCCACTGCCTGCCCGTTTCGTACGCTTCGCGCAGCACATGGTAAATGAACGTGGGCATGCCGATGATGATGTCCGGCTGGATCTTCTCAATGAGGTTGATGTTTCCCTCTGTGCCGAGCGTCTTGCCGCCGCCAGTGCTCAGCATGAAGGTGCCAAAGCCCAGCCCGGCATGATGTGCCAGCCAGAAGGCGAGATGCGGCGCATAGGGAAAGAGGTTGATGTGCCGATACTCTTTCTGAGAACGGCCTGCGAGCATCAGCCGGATGCCACTGATGTCGAGATTGTGCAGATCGTGCTTGGTATAGAGGAAGGGTACGGGGTCCGACGAGCGGCCCGTGGTGCTGGTGAGCAGGATGGGGCGGAATTCCGCCTCGGCCTTTTCCCTGGCCGCAGCGCGGCCGTGCATTAGAGCGGTGCCGATCATGCCCGGCTCCAGGCGCAGCTTCGACTCGTCAGGAACGAGCACAAAGTCGCGCGGAGTGGCAAGATCCTTCTTGGAGGTGAAAGGCACGTGGTCCCAGTCTTCGAAGGACTTGATGTCCAGCGGGTGAATGCCGTGCTCGGCAAACAGGCGGCGGTAATGCGCGCTGAAGGGGATGACCCTGCGGCTTAGGTAGCTGCGCAGCTGCTGAAGCTGCCAGTCTCTCCAGGCTTCATGCGGCGAGGTACTCCATTCGGGTATGTGACGGAGCAATTTCATGGCTAATTGTCTCCAGGTTGAGGTTGGTTGGGGTGTTCTGAAGCAGCTCCCGGATGGCCGGGAGGGCGGCGGTTGCGGCGCCACGCCCGGCTTTCAGGTATTGCTCGAAATGTTCAAAGTCGTGCCACGTCGAGGCGGCAAAACGCGGATGGATGACCACATCGGCGGCAGCTTCCTCCTTGGCGATGAGGTGCAGCTGCGCGGCCATCAATGCGCGGCGGAAGGTGTCCAGCACGTTGCCATAGGCCAGCAGGTTCACCTTGTGCCAGAAGGTATGGAAGACGCGGGAAAGGACATGAAAGGTGGATTTATCGTCCACCATGAGCGCCTGTTCCGATCTGGCCTCGTCTTCACCTGGAGGAGGCATGACATTCACGGCGATGACGGCATCCAGCTGGAAACGCTTCTTCAGCAGCGTCACGGGCAGAGGCTCGGAGGCACCGCCGTCCGTGTAGCGCCGGCCATTCAGCTTCACCGGAGCGCAAATGGCGGGAATAGCGGAACTGGCGTGCACGGCATGCGAAACGACGCCGGAGTCAAAGACATGCGGCGACAGGCGGTCGAGGTCGGTGGCAATGACGATGAACGGGCGGTCCAAGTCAGAGAAGGTTTTGTCTCCCAGATCACGCTCCAGATGCCTGCGCAGCTTGTCGCCACGGATCAGGCCTTCGGAGGGTGGGATGATGTAATCCATCAGCGACCTCAAAGTGGCGCGGTCTTTGATCTCGCGGGCGCGTTCCTCAAGCTGCCTGCCATTGAGGCCAGCGGCCCAAAGTGCGCCCACATACGATCCCATGCTGCATCCTGCGATGGCGGCGATGGGGATGCCTTCTTCTTCCAGAACCTGGATGACTCCGGCGTGTGCCAGCCCGCGGGCGCCACCGCTGGAGAGAACCAGGCCAATGCGAGGTGTTTTACCTCCCCCTGAGCCGTGCTTGGAGCTTTCTTCGGCACGGCTCCATCCCCTGAAGGGAAGCTGGAGCTGGGTGTTCATGACCTGTGAGGGTTGTTATGCAATTAGACCCAGCGCTTGAGAAAAACATTCAAAAAAAGGGAATCTTTGTGCATAAATAGACACCGCCATGAACGAAACCGACCTCAACCGCATGCTGAAACATGCCGCCGCCACGCCTGCTGCGGGGCCACGCGCCCTGGAGACGATCATGGCCCGGGTGCGGGTGGATGACGGAAGGGCCAAGCGCTGGCGCTCGTTTGTGCAATGGCTGCTGATCCTGGCAGTCGTGTCCGCCGTGGCGATTGCCGGCATGGTGGGCTGGAGCCTGGCCTCCAAAGACACCACGCACACCACCCCGCCGGCCATGGAGATCTTCCAGGAGGGGCTGACACGATGAACTCCCGGCTGAAATGGCTGCTTCTTTCCACTCTATGCTCTGCCATTCTGGCCGGAGGCACGGCCTGGGTGGTCACTGACTGGACGCTGCACCGCCATGGAGAAGGCCATGCCCATGATCATGTGAAGCCGGATCTGCACGCGTGGATGCATGAGCATCTGAGCATCACGCCGGAACAGCATGGCAAACTGGAACCTCTGGAGGAGGCGTTTGAAAAAACGCGAATCAAACTTCAGGAGGAGATTCGTCTGGCAGATCTGGAACTGGCGAAGACCATTCGTGACCCGAAGATGACTCCGGCGGCGATGGATGCCGCGCTGGAGCGGCTGAACGAAGCGCAGGGGGCGCTGCAACGTGCCACTCTGGAGCATTTTTTTGAGATGAAGCGCTACCTGCGTCCAGCGCAGGCGAACAAACTGCTGGAATGGACTCATGACAGCCTCACCCGCCATTGAAGCGCTGCTGATGCCGCAGGCTGCCGAAAGCTCCGCTGAAGAAGCGGCGGAGCAGCAGCACCTGCGTGCCGCGCAGGCTGGTGACATGGCGGCGTTTGAGTGGATTGTGAGGCAGCATGAGGAACGGCTGTTCGGTTTCTGCTGCCGCTGGCTGCGCTGTGTAGAAGATGCGCGCGAGGTGTGCCAGGATGCGTTTGTGCGTGCGTGGCAGGCGCTGCCGGAATTTGAAGGACGTGCGCGACTTTCCACATGGCTCTACCAAATCGCGCTCAATCTCTGCCGTGACCGCGCCAAATCGCGTTCTTCACGGCAGCGTGAGAACACGACGACGATTCATGATCTGGAACAGCCGCTGCCATGCCCGCAGGGGTCTCCGGATGCGAATGCGGAATGGCAGAGCGAGATGCAGAAACTGGAGCGCGGGCTGGCGCTGCTGCCGGAAAAACTGCGCACGGCCCTGATGCTGAGCGCCATGGAAGGACTGAGCCATGAGGAATGCGCCAAGGTGCTGAACTGTTCCATCCGCGGCACTGAAGGGCGCATCTACCGAGCACGGCAGATGCTGCTGCAATGGTGGAATGAGGAATCTCAGTGATGACCGCTGCCGCCAGCGGCAGAAAGTGCTTTTTCAATGCTGTTTGCAGCATCTGAGCGCCAGCCGATGACCACGCGTGGCATGAGGCCACCCAAGACCAGAAAGAGGATGCAGGCGGTCAGCGGCCAGCGTTCGCGAGGCAGGGCGTCGGGGATGTTGATGACGTGTTTTGGCAGCACGCCAAGGAACAGAGTGTTGTAGAGACGCAGGAGGTTGATGGCATTGAAGACCGTGGCAACGAGGAGCACGATGCCGGCGCTGAGGTGGCTTTGCAGCATGCCATGGAAGATGAGCTCCTCGGCGCAATAACCCAGCGTGCCGGGAAGACCGACGAGAGCGAGGCCGCAAATGAGGAAAAAGGTGGCAAGACGGGGCGCTTTGGCGGCAAGGCCCAGATGCATGAGAGGGTCTTCAGTGGAACTTACCCGCACTTCCAGCGCACGAACGATGCAAATGAGGCCTGTGGAGGCAGCAGCCACCAACAGCCAGTGTGTGAGCGCACCGGTGACACCTTCGATATTGGTGCTGGTGATGCCTGCAAGCATGAAGCTGGCCTGACTGATGCACAGGAACGCAAGGAGACGACGGGGCTTGCTTTCCGCGAAGGCACGCAGACTGGCGATGCCTACGGTGGCAACGGCCGCCATGCTGAGGAATTCAAACGCATGATGTGCGGTTTCTGGAGGCGAGGCGAGCTGCGCGCGGGCGACGAGCACGACCCCGAGGTGGCCATTGAAAAGGAGGGCCTTGGGCAGGAGGGGGCCGTGCTCGAAGGCATGGACCACGCCTGCATGGAGGGGGAAAAGACCCTTGCGACAGACCACTGCGATGATGAAAAAAAGGCTCCAAAGTGTACCATATTTCGCAAAACCGGTGGTCGATGAGGCGCTCAAAAGCAGCACAGCGGCGGTCAGGGCGATGCAACTGGCGAGACGAATGCCGATGGTGAGGCGGGTCTCCCGCTGACTGCCGAACATGCCTAATGCAAATGGCAGGCAAGAAAGCCACCAGCCAGCGACCATGGGAACCCAGGAGGCGGCGGCGTAGGCGGTCTGCACGGAGAGGGAGATGAGCAGCATGCCAGCGGGGGCCTGCCCGGCCGCGTCACGCCTGGGAGCGAGCACCATGACGGCGAGGGTCAGGGCGGCGTAGAAGGCCATGGGGACGGCATTGAGGCCATCGGCCTGGAAGAAGGGCAGCCAAGGGTCGTACAGACTCCCCTGCCCTGCGGCGCGTGACTCACACGCGGCAGCCAGGAAGGCTATGAAAGCGAGTGCTGCGGCCACCGCTGCGACGCGGCGTGGATGGGATGCCTTCCAGGATGCCAGCACGCCACCGAGCAATAAAGCCAGGGCGACGGTGAGGTATGGCAGTGAAAGGTAGGGCATGAATTTGATCAGTGATCTGACGACTTCTTCGCAGAAGCTTTGGGTTCGAAAAGGGCGAGCCAGTGTGCGACAGCCTGAACAGGGGCGACGATCCAGCGCTCGACGACGGCATCATAGAAACCGCGCCCAAGAGCCAGACGGTAGAGCCAGACCTGCACAGATTGAGGCAGCAGGGATTCATAGTGGCTGCCGGTGGGGCTGAACCTGCCGCCAGCAGCGGCGTGCACGCGATGGTAGTCGCGAAGCATGG
Protein-coding regions in this window:
- a CDS encoding 3-hydroxyacyl-CoA dehydrogenase NAD-binding domain-containing protein; its protein translation is MKTLLLNRPAVIHDPPHVLEDIIHGHPVTPKHFRLEVDHDGIAWITFDSPKSSANVWNEETLREFNHVLENIEHDTRAKALVLRSAKERIFIAGADIKAIRSLPHARVNDLIWLGQAVFDRLARLKIPKVAAIHGACMGGGFEVTLCCDWRIASDHDSTKIGLPETQLGILPAWGGSTRLSRLVGLRKALDLITTGKLLNAGAAKKAGLVSHVVPMERMEVLARRLVRGKRPASRFHFENFLAPVIGRMARRKVLQKTRGLYPSVTKAVEVVCHAVRGEIENGLLLERNAVDELLRSPDAARLIDLFFKREEAGKRPVSDGTVLPILDATVIGAGVMGSGIAHTLASRGVRVLMTDVSNDSLARGLERIHGLVSDATRRRLVTQVQGRDTLDRISATHVKVPLCRHHLIIEAATENMELKKKIFADLAMRVPVDTILATNTSALSIAELARSVPHPERVIGLHFFNPVHRMPLVEIITLPETSADVLATAVSFVQKIGKTPVVVKDSPGFLVNRILVPYLMEAVRLHQNGVPVKDIDDAMLEFGMPMGPMRLLDEIGLDVAAHVARTLATAFPDRFPNSDALDKMVSAGHLGRKSGEGFYKYENGKEITPARHADLPKHESIQTKLALLISQEAMRCLKEGIARSADDIDLAMVLGTGYPPFRGGPVTFARDTGIIDY
- a CDS encoding thiolase family protein, with translation MKTPSLVIVDAVRTPFSRTGTDLAHLDAVELGRHAVSSLLTRTGIDPMLVDETIIGCVGQPPEAMNIARVIALRAGLPEAKPAMTVHRNCASGLEAITLAHAKMCAGQGEVFVVGGTESMSNMPFYFSRPAVEKFTALNRARDFTGRAKAALHFRPADFAPVIGLKVGLTDPVSSLNMGQTAEVLAREFAISREMQDAFAMRSHLCATRANHLLSQEIAPVLGKHVVEADNGIRSDSSLEKLAKLKPLFDTVTGSVTAGNSSQITDGAVALLVATEEAAAAHNWKPLGRLVSYAATGCDPARMGLGPVRALDVALHRSGWKLDDADVFEINEAFAAQVLAVMKCMADPVCARRAGLEAPLGEVDPAKINACGGAIALGHPVGATGARLVQTALNQLHANDAKRAVVSLCVGGGQGMAACLEAL
- a CDS encoding phenylacetate--CoA ligase family protein — translated: MKLLRHIPEWSTSPHEAWRDWQLQQLRSYLSRRVIPFSAHYRRLFAEHGIHPLDIKSFEDWDHVPFTSKKDLATPRDFVLVPDESKLRLEPGMIGTALMHGRAAAREKAEAEFRPILLTSTTGRSSDPVPFLYTKHDLHNLDISGIRLMLAGRSQKEYRHINLFPYAPHLAFWLAHHAGLGFGTFMLSTGGGKTLGTEGNINLIEKIQPDIIIGMPTFIYHVLREAYETGRQWPSLKLLVLGGEKVADGLRARLLDLAGLLGSPNTHVMATYGFTEAKMAFPECVGQTHESSGYHLSPDLGLVELIDPATGQLVPDGQPGEIVFTPLDARGTVVLRYRTGDIAEGGLTWEKCPLCGRTCPRLLGPISRVSEVRELHMDKLKGTLVNFNLLEHLLDDQKGIAAWQIELRKRHDDPLEMDEVHLHLTAEPGVRESELELAVSRRFHEATEITPNGLHFHSLAELREQLGVGRLLKEEKLVDHRPKAKPATATVALSS
- a CDS encoding patatin-like phospholipase family protein; this encodes MNTQLQLPFRGWSRAEESSKHGSGGGKTPRIGLVLSSGGARGLAHAGVIQVLEEEGIPIAAIAGCSMGSYVGALWAAGLNGRQLEERAREIKDRATLRSLMDYIIPPSEGLIRGDKLRRHLERDLGDKTFSDLDRPFIVIATDLDRLSPHVFDSGVVSHAVHASSAIPAICAPVKLNGRRYTDGGASEPLPVTLLKKRFQLDAVIAVNVMPPPGEDEARSEQALMVDDKSTFHVLSRVFHTFWHKVNLLAYGNVLDTFRRALMAAQLHLIAKEEAAADVVIHPRFAASTWHDFEHFEQYLKAGRGAATAALPAIRELLQNTPTNLNLETISHEIAPSHTRMEYLAA
- a CDS encoding periplasmic heavy metal sensor; the encoded protein is MNSRLKWLLLSTLCSAILAGGTAWVVTDWTLHRHGEGHAHDHVKPDLHAWMHEHLSITPEQHGKLEPLEEAFEKTRIKLQEEIRLADLELAKTIRDPKMTPAAMDAALERLNEAQGALQRATLEHFFEMKRYLRPAQANKLLEWTHDSLTRH
- a CDS encoding RNA polymerase sigma factor, giving the protein MTASPAIEALLMPQAAESSAEEAAEQQHLRAAQAGDMAAFEWIVRQHEERLFGFCCRWLRCVEDAREVCQDAFVRAWQALPEFEGRARLSTWLYQIALNLCRDRAKSRSSRQRENTTTIHDLEQPLPCPQGSPDANAEWQSEMQKLERGLALLPEKLRTALMLSAMEGLSHEECAKVLNCSIRGTEGRIYRARQMLLQWWNEESQ
- a CDS encoding proton-conducting transporter transmembrane domain-containing protein, giving the protein MPYLSLPYLTVALALLLGGVLASWKASHPRRVAAVAAALAFIAFLAAACESRAAGQGSLYDPWLPFFQADGLNAVPMAFYAALTLAVMVLAPRRDAAGQAPAGMLLISLSVQTAYAAASWVPMVAGWWLSCLPFALGMFGSQRETRLTIGIRLASCIALTAAVLLLSASSTTGFAKYGTLWSLFFIIAVVCRKGLFPLHAGVVHAFEHGPLLPKALLFNGHLGVVLVARAQLASPPETAHHAFEFLSMAAVATVGIASLRAFAESKPRRLLAFLCISQASFMLAGITSTNIEGVTGALTHWLLVAAASTGLICIVRALEVRVSSTEDPLMHLGLAAKAPRLATFFLICGLALVGLPGTLGYCAEELIFHGMLQSHLSAGIVLLVATVFNAINLLRLYNTLFLGVLPKHVINIPDALPRERWPLTACILFLVLGGLMPRVVIGWRSDAANSIEKALSAAGGSGHH